Proteins from one Paraburkholderia acidisoli genomic window:
- a CDS encoding TetR/AcrR family transcriptional regulator — MRKKTEEKRQSIIEAALDVFREVGFEQASMTQIATRSGASKATLYGYFESKEALFAEAMTSRAGTEIRNAFDQLTLDVPLAQSLAAFGLQYLTAVLQPTFLATRRLSYHEVDRSNVGRTLYESGPKRGLMHVRDFLAGATEAGVLRRCDPRAAAQHLLALLEAELVEIAMLGYEVKVTRAKLLPVVKRAVDAFVAAYGALDSERG; from the coding sequence GTGAGAAAAAAGACGGAAGAGAAGCGCCAATCCATCATCGAAGCCGCGCTCGACGTGTTTCGGGAAGTGGGTTTCGAGCAGGCGTCCATGACGCAGATCGCCACGCGCTCGGGCGCGTCGAAGGCAACGCTCTATGGCTATTTCGAATCGAAAGAAGCGCTCTTCGCCGAGGCCATGACGAGCCGCGCGGGCACCGAGATCCGCAACGCGTTCGATCAGCTGACGCTCGACGTTCCGCTCGCCCAGTCGCTGGCCGCATTCGGGCTGCAATACCTCACCGCCGTGCTGCAGCCCACGTTTCTCGCCACGCGGCGTTTGTCGTATCACGAAGTGGACCGGTCGAATGTCGGCCGCACCTTGTACGAAAGCGGGCCGAAGCGCGGCCTGATGCATGTGCGCGATTTCCTCGCGGGCGCCACCGAGGCGGGGGTGCTGCGGCGCTGCGATCCGCGCGCCGCGGCCCAGCATCTGCTAGCGCTGCTCGAAGCCGAACTGGTGGAGATCGCGATGCTGGGATACGAGGTGAAGGTCACGCGCGCGAAACTGCTGCCCGTGGTCAAGCGCGCAGTGGACGCGTTCGTCGCGGCTTATGGCGCGTTAGATTCCGAAAGGGGCTGA
- a CDS encoding IclR family transcriptional regulator yields the protein MDVKTAVRVFDVINLFAEVRQPMIYSEIARRTEIPLSSCHALLQTMVAKGYLYAPGVKAGYYPTQRLLHVARDICSEDPLTLTFQPLLSALRDATGETAALATLAGNRVVYLEVMESRQKIRYSDEPGGFMTIASAAGKALLGALAPAARRKLLDTCAPQLVASDGSVIDRAAFEREVEQGVVEGWHRSTGESVEDVAGLSRGFLIHGEAFALVIGAPKARLLKNEPQAAKALLEVYAQIPPSLLAA from the coding sequence ATGGATGTGAAAACCGCAGTGCGCGTGTTCGACGTGATCAACCTCTTTGCCGAAGTGCGGCAGCCGATGATCTACAGCGAGATCGCGCGACGAACCGAGATCCCGCTATCGAGCTGCCACGCGTTGTTGCAGACGATGGTGGCCAAGGGCTATCTGTACGCGCCGGGCGTGAAGGCGGGCTATTACCCCACCCAGCGCCTGCTGCACGTCGCGCGCGACATTTGCAGCGAGGATCCGCTCACGCTCACGTTTCAGCCGCTGCTCTCCGCGCTGCGCGACGCCACCGGCGAAACCGCCGCGTTGGCCACGCTCGCGGGCAACCGCGTCGTCTACCTCGAAGTGATGGAGTCGCGCCAGAAGATCCGTTACAGCGACGAACCGGGCGGCTTCATGACCATCGCGAGCGCCGCGGGCAAGGCCTTGCTCGGCGCGCTCGCTCCGGCCGCGCGCCGCAAACTGCTCGACACCTGCGCGCCGCAACTGGTCGCCAGCGACGGCTCGGTCATCGACCGCGCGGCGTTCGAGCGCGAGGTCGAGCAAGGCGTGGTGGAAGGCTGGCATCGCTCGACAGGCGAAAGCGTCGAAGACGTAGCGGGTCTCTCGCGCGGTTTTCTGATTCACGGCGAAGCGTTCGCGCTCGTCATCGGCGCGCCCAAGGCGCGTCTGCTCAAGAACGAGCCGCAAGCCGCGAAGGCGCTGCTCGAGGTGTACGCGCAAATTCCGCCTTCGCTGCTCGCCGCCTGA
- a CDS encoding cyclase family protein — MRWKNRPQGSNWGDFGPDDQLGRPNLIGAEQVLKGAQEIRAGLTFTLSLPLDFPGDSKLNVRRHPPVLRPTFRDGLPYVNFPFARNEAGATDVVSDDQVLLSLQYSTQWDSLAHVGARFDANGDGAAESVYYNGYRANDDIVGPMTYAAEDNFAPHACGGEHSHANVLGIENLAVKGMQGRGVLIDFAAHFGREFRTLGYDDLMRVMEADQIEVERGDMLVLRTGFAEMVLEMNRQPDEAVLSSHCGALDGRDERLLQWITDSGIAALAADNYAVERYPARAPATPGEHPLMPLHHHCLFKLGLPLGELWYLRDLARWLREHGRSRFMLTAPPLRLPGAMGSPVTPVATV, encoded by the coding sequence ATGCGATGGAAAAACCGGCCGCAAGGCTCGAACTGGGGCGATTTCGGCCCCGACGATCAACTGGGCCGCCCCAACCTCATCGGCGCGGAACAGGTGCTCAAGGGCGCGCAGGAAATTCGCGCGGGCCTCACGTTTACGCTCTCGCTGCCGCTCGATTTTCCCGGCGACAGCAAGCTCAACGTGCGTCGTCATCCGCCCGTGCTGCGCCCGACGTTTCGCGACGGCCTGCCCTATGTGAACTTCCCGTTCGCGCGCAACGAAGCGGGCGCCACCGACGTGGTGAGCGACGACCAGGTACTGCTCTCGCTGCAATATTCGACGCAATGGGATTCGCTCGCGCACGTGGGCGCGCGTTTCGATGCCAATGGCGACGGCGCGGCCGAAAGCGTCTACTACAACGGTTATCGCGCGAACGACGACATCGTCGGCCCCATGACGTATGCCGCCGAAGACAACTTCGCGCCGCATGCCTGCGGCGGCGAACACAGCCACGCGAACGTGCTCGGCATCGAGAATCTCGCGGTGAAAGGCATGCAGGGGCGCGGCGTGTTGATCGACTTCGCCGCGCATTTCGGCCGCGAATTCCGCACGCTCGGCTATGACGACCTCATGCGCGTGATGGAAGCCGACCAGATCGAAGTGGAGCGCGGCGACATGCTCGTGCTGCGCACCGGCTTTGCCGAAATGGTGCTCGAGATGAACCGTCAGCCCGACGAAGCGGTGTTGTCGAGCCATTGCGGCGCACTCGACGGCCGCGACGAACGCCTGCTGCAATGGATCACGGATTCGGGCATTGCCGCGCTGGCCGCCGACAACTACGCGGTCGAACGCTATCCCGCGCGCGCACCGGCCACGCCGGGCGAGCATCCGCTCATGCCGCTGCATCACCACTGTCTGTTCAAGCTGGGCCTGCCGCTCGGCGAACTGTGGTATCTGCGCGATCTCGCGCGGTGGCTGCGCGAACACGGTCGCTCGCGCTTCATGCTGACCGCACCACCGCTGCGGCTGCCGGGCGCGATGGGCTCGCCGGTCACGCCGGTGGCTACGGTCTGA
- a CDS encoding SDR family oxidoreductase, protein MAKERVLITGGAAGIGAACAARCEADGYEAVVIDRVGTGIIADLSDTEATAAALARALEGGPITRLVNNVGVVVPASAEQQTLEELERAWALNVRCSQQCMQALLPGMKAAGFGRIVNMSSRAALGKELRTAYSATKAALIGMTRVWALELGAFGVTANAIGPGPIRTELFDRANPPDAPRTQAIIDAVPVKRVGTPDDVAHAVSYLLDARSGFVTGQVLYVCGGMTVGVAGV, encoded by the coding sequence ATGGCTAAAGAACGAGTCCTGATCACCGGCGGCGCCGCCGGCATCGGTGCGGCATGCGCCGCGCGCTGCGAAGCGGACGGCTACGAAGCCGTCGTCATCGACCGCGTGGGCACCGGCATCATCGCCGATCTCTCGGACACCGAAGCAACGGCGGCGGCGCTTGCGCGTGCGCTCGAAGGCGGCCCGATCACGCGCCTCGTCAACAACGTGGGGGTAGTCGTACCCGCCAGCGCCGAACAGCAGACGCTCGAAGAACTCGAGCGCGCGTGGGCGCTCAACGTGCGCTGCTCACAGCAATGCATGCAGGCGCTATTGCCGGGCATGAAGGCGGCAGGCTTCGGCCGCATCGTCAACATGTCGTCGCGCGCGGCGCTCGGCAAGGAATTGCGCACGGCGTATTCGGCCACCAAGGCCGCGCTGATCGGCATGACGCGCGTGTGGGCACTCGAACTGGGCGCGTTCGGCGTGACCGCGAACGCCATCGGCCCGGGCCCGATCCGCACGGAACTGTTCGATCGCGCGAACCCGCCGGACGCGCCGCGCACGCAAGCCATCATCGACGCGGTGCCGGTCAAGCGCGTGGGCACGCCCGACGACGTCGCGCACGCCGTGTCGTATCTGCTCGACGCCCGCAGCGGCTTCGTCACGGGCCAGGTGCTGTATGTGTGCGGCGGCATGACGGTCGGCGTGGCCGGAGTCTGA
- a CDS encoding 3-hydroxyacyl-CoA dehydrogenase: MTTHAMHEAHAARTAGIVGAGSIGVAFAICFARAGWRVRLYDPDAARRAAAPAEIAQRLADLARFDLLDETAADLAARVEMVESLEAAAANADLVQECAPERAELKRDLFAQLDRAAPRDAILASASSFLAASKFVDATLPGRARCLVAHPGNPPYLVPVIEVVPAPFTAEAATVRAIALYGEAGLKPVRVKHEVEGFIFNRLQGAVLREAYCLVRDGIASVEDIDTVMREGLGPRWSVIGPFETVDLNTRGGIGSHAQKMGPSYERMGAERGQHDPWTPELVAQVEAARRHALPLEHWDARVNWRDRQLMQLARHRKRFIRDDS; encoded by the coding sequence ATGACGACGCACGCAATGCACGAAGCGCACGCAGCGCGCACGGCGGGCATCGTCGGCGCGGGCAGTATCGGCGTGGCGTTCGCGATCTGCTTCGCACGCGCGGGCTGGCGCGTTCGCCTCTACGACCCCGACGCGGCACGCCGCGCGGCCGCGCCCGCCGAAATCGCGCAGCGTCTCGCCGATCTCGCGCGCTTCGATCTGCTCGACGAAACCGCAGCGGATCTCGCCGCGCGTGTCGAAATGGTCGAATCGCTCGAAGCCGCCGCCGCCAACGCCGACCTCGTGCAGGAATGCGCGCCGGAACGCGCCGAACTCAAGCGCGATCTCTTCGCGCAGCTCGATCGCGCCGCGCCGCGTGACGCGATTCTCGCGAGTGCGTCCTCGTTTCTCGCCGCGTCGAAATTTGTCGACGCAACCCTGCCCGGCCGCGCCCGCTGCCTCGTTGCGCATCCCGGCAATCCGCCCTATCTCGTGCCCGTGATCGAGGTCGTGCCCGCGCCATTCACGGCTGAAGCCGCCACGGTACGCGCGATCGCGCTGTACGGCGAAGCGGGCCTCAAGCCCGTGCGCGTGAAGCATGAAGTGGAAGGCTTCATCTTCAACCGCCTGCAAGGGGCGGTGCTGCGCGAAGCGTATTGCCTCGTGCGCGACGGCATTGCATCGGTCGAGGACATCGACACGGTCATGCGCGAAGGACTCGGCCCGCGCTGGTCCGTGATCGGCCCGTTCGAAACCGTCGACCTGAACACGCGCGGCGGCATTGGCTCGCATGCGCAGAAGATGGGCCCGTCGTACGAACGCATGGGCGCCGAGCGCGGCCAGCACGATCCGTGGACGCCCGAACTCGTCGCGCAAGTGGAAGCCGCGCGACGTCACGCATTGCCGCTCGAACATTGGGATGCCCGCGTGAACTGGCGCGATCGCCAGCTCATGCAACTCGCGCGCCACCGCAAACGCTTTATCCGCGACGACTCATAA
- a CDS encoding short-chain fatty acid transporter, with amino-acid sequence MQKVTAFFTELMRRYLPDPFVFAIGLTLLTMVLAVLVQGQAITALTTSWGKGFWALLAFTTQMAVILAMGYVLATAPLTDRFLDRLVARVNDPRMAIIVATLVGGVGSWLNWGFGLVVGGIVARKLAMRVKGVHYPLIIASAYSGFTLYGLGLSASIPVLISTKGHPLEAQMGVIPLSDTIFSPTMLITSLVTIVTLPLLNAWLHPKAGQPVKEIDRNFEERPKASALHVDLDEGSTLANRLNNSRILSYVIGLIGMGYVALHFVQGGSIDLNLINFFILFLGILLLGTPIRYVEKLNEGIRTISGIILQYPFYAGIMAIMASSGLVTTFSEAFTKIATPGTLPFWGLISSFVINFFAPSGGGHWVIQGPFMIEAAKAIGANVGHTSTAVMLGNAWNDLVQPFWILPALALSKLKLKDIMGYTVIMMFWIGIVYSVAILAWG; translated from the coding sequence ATGCAGAAAGTCACCGCTTTCTTTACCGAACTGATGCGCCGGTATTTACCCGATCCTTTCGTGTTTGCGATCGGCCTCACGCTGCTCACGATGGTGCTTGCCGTGCTCGTGCAGGGCCAGGCCATCACCGCGCTCACCACGAGCTGGGGCAAGGGCTTTTGGGCGCTGCTCGCGTTCACCACGCAAATGGCGGTGATTCTCGCGATGGGCTACGTGCTCGCCACCGCGCCGCTCACCGACCGCTTTCTCGACCGGCTCGTCGCGCGCGTGAACGATCCGCGCATGGCCATCATCGTTGCCACGCTGGTGGGCGGCGTCGGCAGCTGGCTCAACTGGGGCTTCGGTCTCGTGGTGGGCGGCATCGTCGCGCGCAAGCTGGCCATGCGCGTGAAAGGCGTGCATTACCCGCTCATCATCGCTTCCGCTTACAGCGGCTTCACGCTGTATGGCCTCGGCCTCTCCGCGAGCATTCCGGTTCTGATCTCCACCAAGGGCCATCCGCTCGAAGCGCAAATGGGCGTGATCCCGCTCTCGGACACGATCTTTTCGCCGACCATGCTCATCACGAGTCTCGTGACGATCGTCACGCTGCCGCTGCTCAATGCGTGGCTGCATCCGAAGGCGGGGCAGCCCGTGAAGGAAATCGACCGCAACTTCGAGGAGCGCCCGAAGGCTTCCGCATTGCACGTGGATCTCGACGAAGGCAGCACGCTCGCCAATCGACTGAACAACAGCCGCATTCTCAGCTATGTGATCGGCCTGATCGGCATGGGCTACGTGGCATTGCACTTCGTGCAAGGCGGCTCGATCGACCTGAACCTCATCAACTTCTTCATTCTGTTTCTCGGCATCCTGCTGCTCGGCACGCCTATTCGTTATGTGGAGAAACTCAACGAAGGCATTCGCACGATCAGCGGCATCATTCTGCAATACCCGTTCTATGCCGGCATCATGGCGATCATGGCGTCTTCGGGTCTGGTGACGACGTTTTCCGAAGCGTTCACGAAGATCGCCACGCCCGGCACGCTGCCGTTCTGGGGTTTGATCAGCTCGTTCGTCATCAACTTCTTCGCGCCTTCGGGCGGCGGCCACTGGGTCATTCAAGGCCCGTTCATGATCGAAGCCGCGAAGGCCATTGGCGCGAACGTGGGTCACACGTCCACGGCCGTGATGCTCGGCAACGCCTGGAACGATCTCGTACAGCCGTTCTGGATTCTGCCCGCGCTCGCGCTTTCGAAGCTCAAGCTCAAGGACATCATGGGCTACACGGTCATCATGATGTTCTGGATCGGCATCGTGTACTCGGTGGCGATTCTCGCCTGGGGCTAA
- the catC gene encoding muconolactone Delta-isomerase — translation MLYLVHMQVQIPHGTDAAHADALKAEEKAFSQQLQREGKWRHLWRVAGEYANYSVFDVESNDELHALLAALPLFPFMKISVTPLAQHPSAIAAN, via the coding sequence ATGCTGTATCTCGTGCACATGCAGGTGCAGATTCCGCACGGCACCGACGCCGCCCACGCCGACGCCCTCAAGGCCGAAGAAAAGGCGTTCTCGCAACAGTTGCAACGAGAAGGCAAATGGCGGCACCTGTGGCGCGTGGCGGGCGAATACGCGAACTACAGCGTGTTCGACGTGGAGTCGAACGACGAACTCCACGCTCTGCTTGCCGCGCTGCCGCTCTTTCCGTTCATGAAGATCAGTGTGACGCCGCTGGCGCAGCATCCGTCCGCCATTGCCGCCAATTGA
- a CDS encoding YciI family protein has protein sequence MPFLIETFDKPGHADVRLRERDVHLAFLAQHKALLLACGAKLNDDGSNAGGGIYIVDLETREQAEQFIAQDPYTHANLFAEVKIVRWRKAYVDGVCHL, from the coding sequence ATGCCCTTTCTCATCGAAACGTTCGACAAACCCGGCCATGCCGACGTGCGCCTGCGCGAACGCGACGTGCATCTCGCGTTTCTCGCGCAGCACAAAGCCCTGCTGCTCGCGTGCGGCGCGAAGCTCAACGACGACGGCAGCAATGCGGGCGGCGGCATCTATATCGTCGATCTGGAAACGCGCGAGCAGGCCGAACAGTTCATTGCGCAAGACCCGTACACGCACGCCAACCTGTTTGCCGAGGTAAAGATCGTGCGCTGGCGTAAAGCCTATGTGGATGGGGTTTGCCACCTCTGA
- a CDS encoding DUF1328 domain-containing protein: MLKMALLFAVIAVVAALFGFTGIAAGAAAIAKTLFFIFVVLCIVFLVIGVVVTKKIVD; the protein is encoded by the coding sequence ATGCTCAAAATGGCTCTGTTGTTCGCCGTGATCGCCGTGGTCGCGGCATTGTTCGGCTTCACCGGCATTGCCGCCGGCGCTGCCGCCATCGCCAAGACGCTGTTCTTCATTTTCGTGGTGCTTTGCATCGTGTTCCTCGTGATCGGCGTGGTGGTCACGAAGAAAATAGTCGACTAG
- a CDS encoding porin: protein MKKALLNLLALAAAAASMTAHAQSSVTLYGTVDAGIDYISNQKSSAGHGTTWAAQSGNVSTSRWGLRGTEDLGGGLKAIFDLENGFSVVNGKGSNGGYLFGRQAWVGLSSDQYGTLTLGRQYDALVDMIAPMSATGSGFGGNIADHPFDNDNLNNDVRMNNAVKFRSATYEGFQVEGAYAFSNEGGGFSQNNAYTFGASWAGGPFNAAVAYFQGNQPGSTTSGALSAGTSTDNDPMFVGARTRTLGAGGSYTMGPAKVGLVFTRTMIASPTEIAQGGSLNTFNANYLTFNNFEVNGRYNLTPQFSLGGAYTYTDGSLSRAAGNASPHWNQFMLQADYALSRRTDLYLEGTYQRVSGANGIAVLGNASIYNLAASSSNTQAVVAAGMRMKF from the coding sequence ATGAAAAAAGCGTTGTTGAATCTTCTCGCGCTCGCCGCGGCCGCTGCCTCGATGACGGCGCATGCGCAAAGCAGCGTGACGCTCTACGGCACCGTCGACGCGGGCATCGATTACATCAGCAACCAGAAGTCGTCGGCGGGACACGGCACCACGTGGGCCGCGCAGTCGGGCAACGTGAGCACGAGCCGCTGGGGCCTGCGCGGCACCGAAGATCTCGGCGGCGGCCTGAAAGCCATTTTCGACCTCGAAAACGGCTTTTCCGTCGTCAACGGCAAGGGCTCGAACGGTGGCTATCTGTTCGGCCGGCAAGCCTGGGTCGGTCTGTCGAGCGATCAATACGGCACGCTCACGCTCGGTCGCCAGTACGATGCGCTCGTCGACATGATCGCGCCGATGTCGGCTACGGGCTCGGGCTTCGGCGGCAATATCGCCGACCACCCCTTCGACAACGACAACCTCAACAACGACGTGCGCATGAACAACGCCGTCAAGTTCCGCAGCGCGACCTACGAAGGCTTCCAGGTGGAAGGCGCCTACGCGTTCAGCAACGAAGGCGGCGGCTTCTCGCAGAACAACGCGTACACGTTCGGCGCCTCGTGGGCCGGCGGCCCGTTCAACGCGGCCGTGGCGTACTTCCAGGGCAACCAGCCTGGCTCGACCACGAGCGGCGCCTTGAGTGCGGGCACCAGCACCGACAACGATCCGATGTTCGTGGGCGCGCGCACGCGCACGCTCGGCGCGGGCGGCAGCTACACGATGGGCCCGGCGAAGGTCGGCCTCGTGTTCACGCGCACGATGATCGCCTCGCCCACGGAGATCGCGCAGGGCGGCTCGCTCAACACGTTCAACGCCAACTACCTGACGTTCAATAACTTCGAAGTGAACGGCCGCTACAACCTCACGCCGCAGTTCAGCCTGGGCGGCGCGTACACGTACACGGACGGTTCGCTGAGCCGCGCCGCCGGCAATGCCTCGCCGCACTGGAACCAGTTCATGCTGCAAGCCGACTACGCGCTGAGCCGCCGTACCGACCTCTACCTCGAAGGCACGTATCAGCGCGTTTCGGGCGCGAACGGCATCGCGGTGCTCGGCAATGCGTCGATCTACAACCTCGCTGCTTCGTCGAGCAACACGCAGGCCGTGGTCGCGGCCGGCATGCGCATGAAGTTCTGA
- a CDS encoding purple acid phosphatase family protein produces MTKKDTPENTVESAANVTRRGFLKLAGASGFASAAGAFSGGAKADAATPDGTPEQIHITWGEDPASEVIVSWASLAASTNPRVTYSADRGKRETVHAVQRTYTDGLTGVVVFSYHARLRDLHSATTYRYEVTADNDSRAGGPFASTFTTAPRGHVPFRFTSYGDLATPNTNWVLSSPQSRFAVEAVERFQPLFHLLNGDLCYANLNPTHQTDVWRDFANNAQTSASNRPWMPCPGNHEIEFYNGPQGLDSYLSRYTLPDNGTRFPGRWYAFRVGNVQFVSLDADDVIYQDAAAFVAGPAPLVPVASTGNASIAPGTSFYVRGYSNGEQTRWLERTLQHASHDDSIDWIIVQMHQIALSSSKTGNGSDKGIREAWLPLFDRYGVDLVVCGHDHDYERSYPVRGCNHHAGTDAKTGTPVDTLQPRPVTHAQGTGNTFDTSHGTIHLVLGGGGTSAPLDVYGVDIGNGNPQAQIFTKPNRPVAGTTAGTFVRPTADALEDAIWSAQRDTGTGYGIAVFDVDPGTHGGKTTITMNYYHAPGADQTPTGNYELFETITLEKGRGRP; encoded by the coding sequence ATGACGAAAAAAGATACCCCCGAGAACACCGTTGAATCCGCCGCCAACGTCACGCGCCGCGGCTTTCTGAAACTCGCTGGCGCTTCGGGTTTCGCGAGCGCCGCCGGCGCCTTTTCCGGCGGTGCGAAAGCCGATGCCGCGACGCCCGACGGCACGCCCGAGCAAATCCATATCACGTGGGGCGAAGACCCGGCCAGCGAAGTGATCGTTTCGTGGGCCTCGCTCGCGGCATCGACGAATCCGCGCGTGACGTATAGTGCCGATCGCGGCAAGCGCGAAACCGTCCACGCCGTGCAACGCACCTACACCGACGGCCTCACGGGCGTGGTCGTGTTCTCATACCACGCGCGTCTGCGCGATCTGCACTCCGCCACGACTTACCGTTACGAAGTCACCGCCGACAACGACAGCCGCGCGGGCGGCCCGTTCGCCTCGACCTTCACGACGGCGCCGCGCGGCCACGTGCCGTTCCGCTTCACGAGCTACGGCGATCTCGCCACGCCCAACACGAACTGGGTGCTCTCGTCGCCGCAAAGCCGCTTTGCCGTGGAGGCAGTCGAGCGATTCCAGCCGCTCTTTCACCTGCTCAACGGCGACCTCTGCTACGCCAACCTGAACCCCACGCACCAGACCGACGTGTGGCGCGACTTCGCGAACAACGCGCAGACCTCGGCCTCGAACCGCCCGTGGATGCCGTGCCCTGGCAATCACGAAATCGAGTTCTACAACGGGCCGCAAGGGCTCGATTCGTATCTCTCGCGCTATACGCTGCCCGATAACGGGACGCGCTTTCCTGGCCGCTGGTACGCCTTCCGCGTGGGCAACGTGCAGTTCGTTTCGCTCGACGCCGACGACGTGATCTATCAGGACGCGGCGGCTTTCGTGGCCGGTCCGGCTCCGCTCGTGCCCGTCGCGAGCACGGGCAATGCGTCGATCGCACCCGGCACCTCGTTCTACGTGCGCGGCTATAGCAACGGCGAGCAAACGCGCTGGCTCGAGCGCACGCTGCAACACGCCTCGCACGACGACAGCATCGACTGGATCATCGTGCAGATGCACCAAATCGCGCTGAGTTCGTCGAAAACGGGCAATGGTTCCGATAAGGGCATACGCGAGGCGTGGCTGCCGCTGTTCGATCGCTACGGCGTCGACCTCGTGGTGTGTGGCCACGATCACGACTACGAGCGCAGCTATCCCGTGCGCGGATGCAATCACCACGCGGGTACCGACGCGAAAACGGGCACGCCTGTGGATACGCTGCAACCGCGCCCCGTCACGCATGCGCAAGGCACGGGCAACACGTTCGACACGAGCCACGGCACGATCCATCTGGTTCTCGGTGGCGGCGGCACGAGTGCGCCGCTCGACGTGTACGGCGTGGATATCGGCAACGGCAATCCGCAAGCGCAGATCTTCACGAAGCCGAATCGCCCGGTGGCGGGCACGACGGCGGGCACCTTCGTGCGTCCGACCGCCGATGCGCTCGAAGACGCGATCTGGTCCGCACAACGCGACACGGGCACGGGTTACGGCATCGCCGTGTTCGACGTGGACCCGGGCACGCACGGCGGCAAAACGACGATCACGATGAACTACTATCACGCGCCGGGCGCGGATCAAACGCCAACGGGCAATTACGAGTTGTTTGAGACGATCACGCTGGAGAAGGGACGCGGGCGGCCGTAA